The proteins below come from a single Saccharophagus degradans 2-40 genomic window:
- a CDS encoding alpha/beta hydrolase — protein sequence MLLMVTNRSGTKGRYGDDAKPNHKYDYLYNYNNKSINEDGFNSVGKKGFEVQLMQELERLRTEEGIAQPKVGFYIHGFNNTYRESIDEIYDLEAKLKVRFGYAPVIVGFSWPSAGSLYTYLSDREKSRDSVGAFTRILLDLNALVDRNQHDCFSSVFCFAHSMGVYTLRKGMEYLSDYLGAPQGRKLFDETVLLGGDISAKNIQIGGKAEYITNFSRRVHVYYSKHDTVLRAASIKRFGSPRLGRHGALDYTNLPNNVVLVDARKYANKEAMEGYKERSGDQVSIHSSYRYHDVILDDLSQVLQSVDRDEVTNRGVIELEGKNLGNHYRLL from the coding sequence ATGTTATTAATGGTAACTAACCGAAGTGGCACTAAGGGCAGGTATGGCGACGATGCCAAGCCCAATCATAAATACGATTACCTCTACAACTACAATAATAAATCCATTAATGAAGATGGTTTTAATTCTGTGGGTAAAAAAGGCTTTGAAGTGCAGCTTATGCAAGAATTAGAGCGGCTGCGCACAGAAGAGGGCATTGCTCAGCCTAAAGTTGGTTTTTATATCCACGGGTTTAACAATACCTATCGTGAATCGATAGACGAGATATACGACCTAGAAGCAAAGTTAAAAGTTCGCTTCGGTTATGCGCCGGTTATTGTTGGGTTTTCTTGGCCATCTGCAGGTAGTTTGTACACCTATTTAAGCGATAGAGAAAAGTCGCGCGATAGCGTTGGGGCCTTTACCCGTATTTTGCTCGACTTGAACGCGTTGGTTGATAGAAATCAGCACGATTGTTTTTCCTCTGTGTTTTGTTTTGCCCACTCAATGGGAGTGTATACCTTAAGAAAAGGCATGGAATATTTGTCGGATTATCTTGGTGCACCTCAAGGGCGAAAGCTATTTGACGAAACCGTATTGCTTGGTGGTGACATAAGCGCAAAGAATATTCAGATAGGTGGTAAAGCCGAATACATTACTAATTTTTCTCGTCGCGTACATGTGTATTATTCCAAGCACGATACCGTGCTGCGAGCAGCCAGTATTAAACGTTTTGGTAGCCCGCGTTTAGGGCGTCACGGCGCGCTGGATTACACCAACTTACCGAATAATGTGGTATTGGTAGATGCTAGAAAATACGCCAACAAGGAAGCGATGGAAGGCTACAAAGAGCGCAGCGGCGATCAGGTTTCTATACACAGCTCGTACCGCTACCATGATGTAATACTGGATGACCTATCACAAGTGCTACAAAGCGTGGATCGCGACGAAGTGACTAACCGGGGCGTTATTGAGTTGGAAGGCAAGAACCTAGGTAACCACTACCGCTTGCTGTAA
- the rsxD gene encoding electron transport complex subunit RsxD encodes MALFKITSPHATKAGDTGTVMRCVLLATLPGLVALTAFFGIGSIINVILACTFAVAFESAALALRNRPIAFYLKDFSAIVTAVLLALALPPYAPWWLVAVGVFFAIVVAKHLYGGLGYNPFNPAMVGYVVLLISFPLEMTMWAAPVSALGDGGHLPSLGDALAKVFMGVEFVSGELDGYTAATPLDVLRQNSSLLLPDLYTQSPAFAQAKWAGAGWEWVNLMFLAGGAYLLYMRVFTWHAPVSMLATLGILAALFYDGGSSASLGSPLFHWLSGATMLGAFFIVTDPVTSAVSTRGRIIYGALIGLVVFVIRSWGNYPDGVAFAVLLMNFAAPFIDYYTQPRTYGHKKPTVATKKAE; translated from the coding sequence ATGGCACTATTTAAAATAACCTCTCCACACGCAACCAAAGCTGGCGACACTGGCACTGTAATGCGTTGCGTTTTATTGGCTACCCTGCCAGGGCTAGTTGCATTAACCGCATTCTTTGGTATTGGCTCTATTATTAACGTAATACTTGCCTGTACCTTTGCCGTTGCCTTTGAAAGCGCCGCGCTGGCACTGCGCAATCGCCCCATTGCATTTTACCTTAAAGATTTTAGTGCAATTGTAACCGCTGTACTGCTAGCGCTTGCACTTCCACCCTACGCGCCGTGGTGGCTGGTAGCGGTTGGCGTATTCTTCGCAATTGTTGTAGCTAAACATTTATACGGTGGCTTGGGTTATAACCCGTTCAACCCCGCTATGGTTGGCTATGTTGTACTGCTTATCTCGTTCCCCTTAGAAATGACCATGTGGGCAGCCCCCGTTTCTGCGCTAGGCGACGGCGGTCATTTACCTTCGCTGGGTGACGCGCTTGCAAAAGTATTTATGGGCGTTGAATTTGTTAGCGGTGAGCTAGATGGCTATACCGCCGCCACCCCGTTAGATGTTCTGCGCCAAAACAGCAGTTTATTACTGCCCGATTTATACACGCAAAGCCCGGCCTTTGCCCAAGCCAAGTGGGCTGGTGCCGGCTGGGAATGGGTAAACCTAATGTTTTTAGCCGGCGGCGCTTACTTGCTGTACATGCGTGTTTTTACATGGCACGCACCGGTAAGCATGTTGGCTACCCTAGGCATATTAGCGGCTCTTTTCTACGATGGCGGCAGCTCTGCAAGCTTGGGTTCCCCGCTTTTTCACTGGTTATCTGGCGCCACTATGCTGGGTGCGTTTTTTATTGTTACCGATCCGGTAACGTCTGCGGTAAGTACACGTGGCCGAATTATTTACGGTGCACTTATTGGTTTAGTTGTGTTTGTGATTCGCAGCTGGGGCAACTACCCCGATGGCGTAGCCTTCGCAGTACTACTTATGAATTTTGCCGCGCCCTTTATTGATTACTACACTCAACCCCGCACCTATGGCCATAAGAAGCCAACGGTTGCCACTAAAAAAGCCGAGTAA
- the rsxG gene encoding electron transport complex subunit RsxG, whose amino-acid sequence MLGKSITKNSVILGGFALVTAAILAFTFQATAEKIAEQEKRAAEKALLQIVPRERHDNDMLSDTLTFSAEQSAVLGVKGPVDVHLAKLDGELVAAIIPAIAPDGYSGEIKLIVGVNADGSVAGVRVLAHKETPGLGDKVDLNKSDWVLSFTGKSLLNPTANKWKVKKDGGEFDQFTGATITPRAVVKRVQHVLEFFEANKAALTQNTPAAPAAIN is encoded by the coding sequence GTGTTAGGAAAGTCTATAACTAAAAACAGTGTGATTTTAGGCGGGTTCGCCTTGGTTACCGCAGCGATTTTGGCCTTTACCTTCCAAGCAACTGCAGAAAAAATTGCAGAGCAAGAGAAGCGAGCAGCAGAAAAAGCCCTACTACAAATAGTGCCGCGCGAGCGTCACGATAACGATATGCTGTCAGATACATTAACCTTCTCGGCTGAGCAATCTGCTGTATTAGGTGTAAAAGGCCCTGTGGATGTCCACCTTGCTAAACTCGATGGCGAATTGGTTGCTGCAATCATTCCAGCGATCGCGCCAGATGGTTACAGTGGAGAAATTAAACTTATTGTTGGTGTAAATGCCGATGGGTCGGTTGCCGGTGTACGCGTACTCGCCCACAAAGAAACCCCTGGGCTAGGCGACAAAGTAGACCTAAACAAAAGCGACTGGGTATTAAGCTTTACCGGTAAATCACTACTTAACCCAACAGCCAACAAGTGGAAAGTAAAGAAAGATGGCGGTGAATTTGATCAATTTACCGGCGCAACCATTACACCGCGCGCAGTAGTAAAACGCGTTCAACACGTTTTGGAATTTTTCGAAGCCAACAAAGCTGCTCTCACCCAAAACACACCCGCTGCACCTGCAGCTATAAACTAA
- a CDS encoding mechanosensitive ion channel family protein, with translation MKDKIIAFFESGDWLTTLEPIAINFAVALAIFIIGGWVVSQIMRVIDKMMNLRKIDEALQGFLQAIIRTVFKFVVLLIAVEQLGIDTTSLLALLGAAGLAVGLALKDSLSSFAAGVMLIMFKPFTIGNFVEAGGVAGVVERITVFNTIFRTGDNKEIIVPNAQIYGGTIINYSAKPTRRIDLIMGIGYGDDMKKAREVILQVIANEERVLKDPEPVVAVHELGESSVNFVVRPWVNTADYWPVYWALTENIKAAFDENNISIPFPQRDVHIFQESVQEK, from the coding sequence ATGAAAGATAAAATTATCGCTTTTTTTGAAAGCGGCGACTGGCTTACCACCCTTGAGCCTATTGCCATCAATTTTGCCGTTGCCTTAGCCATATTTATCATTGGTGGCTGGGTAGTAAGCCAGATAATGCGCGTTATCGATAAGATGATGAACCTGCGCAAAATCGACGAAGCCCTGCAAGGCTTTTTACAGGCGATAATTCGCACTGTATTTAAGTTTGTTGTACTGCTTATTGCCGTTGAGCAATTAGGTATAGACACCACCTCACTACTCGCTTTACTCGGTGCGGCAGGTCTAGCTGTTGGCTTGGCTCTTAAAGATTCGCTCTCGAGCTTTGCTGCCGGCGTAATGCTTATTATGTTTAAGCCTTTCACCATTGGTAACTTTGTAGAAGCTGGCGGTGTTGCGGGTGTTGTAGAGCGCATAACCGTGTTTAACACTATTTTCCGTACTGGCGACAACAAAGAAATTATTGTGCCTAACGCCCAAATATACGGTGGCACAATTATTAATTATTCCGCTAAACCAACCCGCCGCATTGATTTAATAATGGGTATTGGTTATGGCGACGACATGAAGAAAGCCCGCGAAGTTATTCTGCAAGTAATTGCCAACGAAGAGCGCGTATTAAAAGACCCAGAACCAGTAGTAGCTGTACACGAGTTGGGCGAAAGCAGCGTGAACTTTGTGGTGCGCCCCTGGGTTAACACGGCAGATTACTGGCCTGTGTACTGGGCACTCACCGAAAACATTAAAGCTGCATTCGACGAAAACAATATCTCTATTCCGTTCCCGCAACGCGATGTGCATATTTTCCAAGAAAGTGTTCAAGAGAAGTAA
- a CDS encoding DUF6249 domain-containing protein: protein MKDAILQRVKRIVLKPLMAALVGCCLIWVPVQAQQGEEPPAPAQAPKAQLVYGSQSSDTKDLSHYLTEGENIPAAPSAPSMDFRAPWDHANQENLGAAERFGLTIGLVAVVLGILSPLVLLVVLIICHYRAKVRVASIQREAIAKVVEAGQEVPLELFQGEEADPVRYMRRGFKNVGLGFGLGLFLLFIAGFSVATIGFIPIGIGLAQLAIWKLSAKQG, encoded by the coding sequence ATGAAAGATGCAATACTACAACGTGTTAAACGTATCGTGTTAAAGCCGCTTATGGCGGCGCTGGTAGGCTGTTGCTTAATATGGGTGCCAGTACAAGCGCAGCAGGGCGAAGAGCCTCCTGCGCCTGCGCAAGCCCCTAAAGCGCAGCTAGTATATGGCTCCCAGTCGTCAGACACGAAAGATTTAAGCCATTACTTAACCGAAGGGGAGAATATTCCCGCTGCACCTAGCGCACCCAGCATGGATTTTCGCGCTCCTTGGGATCACGCAAATCAAGAAAACTTAGGTGCTGCAGAGCGGTTTGGTTTAACCATAGGCTTGGTTGCTGTGGTGCTGGGTATACTCAGCCCGTTGGTATTGCTGGTGGTACTTATTATTTGCCATTACCGAGCCAAGGTGCGTGTGGCATCTATCCAGCGCGAGGCTATTGCTAAGGTGGTGGAAGCGGGCCAAGAAGTGCCGCTAGAGTTGTTTCAAGGCGAAGAGGCCGACCCCGTACGATATATGCGCCGCGGCTTTAAAAATGTAGGCTTGGGCTTTGGGCTTGGGTTATTTTTGCTGTTTATTGCGGGTTTCAGTGTAGCCACAATAGGTTTTATTCCTATAGGTATTGGTTTAGCTCAGCTAGCTATTTGGAAATTATCGGCCAAGCAAGGGTAA
- a CDS encoding AraC family transcriptional regulator codes for MPNHIHHTINSNINNNMLNNSSVTAPAKGLIQPALSTQHFQLYHHPPSPALTQWIAYFWEVRWDLANQPAYTQQNLPHPAQHLIVNPFLNSGIMGVHTRRFEYKLHGKGQVLGCRFNFGALAHLLSVKPKLLNDVYSPVERILPLTQSALDERVREDNLSQAIQDIEQAVLAVAQPLSSDALLAGKLVEAIEANRAIVQVEQLAEQFSISVRKLQRLFADYIGVSAKWTICRYRLFEVLAELDKQPQEQLVHLANRMGYYDQAHFNRVFKTMVGVTPSEYASGIT; via the coding sequence ATGCCCAACCACATTCATCACACTATTAATAGCAATATCAATAACAACATGCTTAACAATAGCTCAGTTACAGCGCCGGCCAAGGGCCTTATTCAGCCCGCGCTTAGCACCCAGCATTTTCAACTGTATCACCACCCACCAAGCCCCGCATTAACCCAGTGGATTGCTTATTTTTGGGAAGTTCGCTGGGATTTAGCCAATCAGCCCGCATACACCCAGCAAAACCTACCTCACCCTGCGCAACATTTAATTGTGAATCCATTTCTTAATAGCGGCATTATGGGGGTTCATACACGCCGGTTTGAGTATAAGTTACATGGCAAGGGGCAGGTGTTGGGTTGTCGATTTAATTTCGGCGCGCTCGCACATTTATTGAGTGTAAAGCCCAAGCTGTTGAACGATGTGTATTCGCCCGTTGAGCGTATTTTGCCGCTTACCCAATCTGCCTTAGATGAACGAGTACGTGAAGATAATTTGAGTCAGGCCATTCAAGATATAGAGCAAGCGGTGTTGGCCGTGGCGCAGCCATTAAGCAGTGATGCGTTACTGGCGGGCAAATTAGTGGAGGCGATTGAAGCCAATCGAGCCATTGTGCAAGTGGAGCAGCTGGCTGAGCAGTTTTCTATTTCTGTTAGAAAATTACAGCGGTTATTTGCCGACTATATAGGGGTTAGCGCTAAGTGGACGATTTGTCGGTATCGCTTGTTTGAAGTGCTGGCAGAGCTAGATAAACAACCGCAGGAGCAGCTTGTTCACTTGGCCAATCGCATGGGCTATTACGATCAGGCACATTTTAATCGCGTGTTTAAAACCATGGTTGGTGTTACTCCTAGTGAATACGCAAGTGGCATTACTTAG
- a CDS encoding RNA polymerase sigma factor, with translation MTISDQTLIARVQANGDQHAFSQLVRKHQSQVRSWARRLCNGDEHLADDLAQEAFIKAYMALAAFRGDAKFSVWLYRIVFNVAASKWRKKKLDWCNIDEQPDIAAEACELHQFAASEDITRAMQVLTEPQRIAVQLCFEEGFSHDEAAQVMGVPLGTLKTHVNRAKAKLKVSLASWEQG, from the coding sequence GTGACAATCTCCGATCAAACCCTCATTGCCCGAGTGCAAGCCAATGGCGACCAGCATGCTTTCTCGCAACTTGTGAGAAAGCATCAGTCGCAGGTGCGCAGTTGGGCGCGGAGATTGTGTAACGGCGACGAACACTTAGCCGACGACCTTGCTCAAGAGGCGTTTATCAAAGCCTATATGGCACTTGCCGCATTTCGCGGTGATGCTAAATTTTCTGTGTGGCTGTATCGCATTGTGTTTAATGTGGCTGCGTCTAAATGGCGAAAGAAAAAACTAGATTGGTGCAATATAGATGAGCAACCCGACATCGCCGCCGAGGCGTGCGAGTTGCATCAATTTGCTGCTAGCGAAGATATAACGCGCGCAATGCAGGTATTAACTGAGCCGCAGCGCATAGCCGTGCAGCTGTGTTTTGAAGAGGGCTTTTCCCACGACGAAGCCGCGCAAGTTATGGGCGTACCTTTGGGGACCTTAAAGACCCATGTTAATCGGGCTAAAGCTAAGCTTAAAGTATCGTTGGCGAGTTGGGAGCAGGGATAG
- a CDS encoding electron transport complex subunit E — translation MATYSEITSNGLWKNNPALVQLLGLCPLLAVTGSVVNALGLGLATLLVLIGSNVAVSLIRNAVSDAVRLPAFVMIIAAFTTCTELVMQAFTFELYQILGIFIPLIVTNCSILGRADAFASKNKVLPSAVDGFMMGMGFLLVLLVIGAVREIIGNGTLFENMHLLFGEAARNWRLDLFGEGYKGFLVAVLPPGAFLVTGLLIAVKNMVDAELKRREDARKAKPVKGSKRVRTTGQIA, via the coding sequence ATGGCAACTTACAGCGAAATCACCTCTAACGGCTTGTGGAAAAACAACCCCGCGCTGGTACAACTTTTGGGTTTATGCCCACTTCTAGCGGTAACTGGCTCGGTAGTAAATGCTCTTGGTTTAGGCTTGGCAACCCTGCTTGTACTCATTGGGTCTAACGTTGCGGTTTCGTTAATTCGCAATGCAGTTAGCGATGCTGTGCGCTTACCGGCCTTTGTGATGATTATTGCTGCCTTTACCACCTGCACCGAATTAGTGATGCAGGCATTTACTTTCGAGCTTTATCAAATACTAGGTATTTTTATTCCGCTTATTGTTACCAACTGCTCTATTCTCGGCCGCGCCGATGCCTTTGCCAGTAAAAACAAAGTACTGCCTTCAGCAGTAGACGGTTTTATGATGGGTATGGGCTTTTTACTAGTGTTACTGGTAATTGGCGCAGTACGCGAAATTATTGGCAACGGCACACTTTTCGAAAACATGCATTTGTTGTTTGGTGAAGCGGCGCGCAACTGGCGACTGGATTTATTTGGTGAAGGCTATAAAGGCTTTTTGGTGGCGGTATTACCACCCGGCGCATTCTTAGTTACAGGCCTATTAATTGCCGTTAAAAATATGGTGGATGCAGAATTAAAACGCCGCGAAGATGCGCGTAAAGCCAAACCGGTAAAAGGCTCTAAACGCGTGCGTACTACAGGCCAAATCGCTTAA
- the gloA gene encoding lactoylglutathione lyase: MRLLHTMLRVGDLDASLHFYTQVLGMKLLRKQDFPTGKFTLAFVGYGEESDTAVIELTHNWETSSYELGNGYGHIALGVNDVYATCETIRAAGGKIVREAGPMMHGTTVIAFVEDPDGYKIELIGCE; encoded by the coding sequence ATGAGACTTTTACACACCATGCTAAGGGTTGGCGACCTCGATGCGTCGCTACATTTTTATACCCAAGTATTGGGGATGAAATTACTGCGCAAACAAGATTTCCCAACCGGCAAATTTACACTTGCGTTTGTAGGTTACGGCGAAGAAAGCGATACTGCTGTAATAGAACTAACGCATAACTGGGAAACCTCATCGTATGAGTTGGGCAATGGTTATGGCCATATCGCTTTAGGGGTAAACGATGTATACGCTACCTGCGAAACTATACGAGCAGCAGGGGGTAAAATTGTACGAGAGGCTGGGCCTATGATGCATGGCACAACAGTTATTGCATTCGTAGAAGACCCCGATGGATATAAAATAGAGCTAATTGGGTGTGAGTAA
- the ccoS gene encoding cbb3-type cytochrome oxidase assembly protein CcoS gives MEAIYLLIPIALVFLVVAIGIFFWAVKNGQYDDLNTEARRILFDNDKPAVKNKADISDKTANSENKTQ, from the coding sequence ATGGAAGCAATCTACCTTCTTATTCCCATTGCTCTGGTCTTTTTAGTTGTGGCTATTGGTATATTCTTTTGGGCGGTAAAAAATGGTCAATACGACGACCTAAATACAGAGGCCCGCAGAATACTGTTTGATAACGATAAGCCTGCGGTTAAAAACAAAGCAGATATTAGCGATAAAACAGCAAATAGCGAGAACAAAACGCAGTGA
- a CDS encoding sulfite exporter TauE/SafE family protein codes for MIWETLVAAFFLGLLGAGHCLGMCGGIAAALSFALPANKTPQKLVFLTAYNAGRIASYTFIGLMAGLVGWWLGQVTGAVYLRIFAGVLLILLGLYLADWWRLLGLLEKSGAGLWAKIQPIGNRLLPVKTVPQAALLGLIWGWLPCGLIYSALGFALASSNSNALYGASIMLAFGLGTLPAVFTGGLAAEKILALFKLRNVRIGFALCYIVFGVWTVYIAIQHAGHSHHTTGEHAEHNHVHAEKTDSQYAPEEGQLNNDDNTHNNSQENPQHPPHHSHHH; via the coding sequence GTGATTTGGGAAACATTAGTCGCAGCATTCTTTTTAGGTTTACTTGGTGCTGGCCATTGTTTAGGTATGTGCGGTGGTATAGCTGCAGCGCTTTCTTTTGCATTACCCGCTAATAAAACCCCTCAAAAATTAGTATTTTTAACCGCTTATAACGCTGGTCGCATTGCTAGCTATACCTTTATAGGCTTGATGGCTGGGCTTGTAGGTTGGTGGTTAGGGCAAGTTACGGGGGCGGTTTACCTGCGTATATTTGCCGGTGTGCTGCTTATTTTGCTGGGCTTATACCTAGCTGATTGGTGGCGGTTACTGGGGCTATTGGAGAAAAGTGGTGCGGGCTTGTGGGCAAAAATACAACCCATTGGCAATCGGCTGCTACCGGTTAAAACAGTACCGCAGGCGGCGCTATTAGGTTTGATTTGGGGCTGGTTGCCGTGCGGCTTAATATACTCCGCACTTGGTTTCGCGCTGGCTTCGTCAAACTCAAATGCGCTTTATGGTGCGAGTATTATGCTGGCCTTTGGCTTAGGCACGTTGCCTGCCGTGTTTACTGGTGGGCTTGCTGCAGAAAAGATTTTAGCATTGTTTAAATTGCGCAACGTACGCATAGGGTTCGCGTTGTGTTATATCGTTTTTGGCGTTTGGACTGTGTATATAGCCATACAGCATGCAGGCCACTCGCATCACACAACGGGCGAGCATGCAGAGCATAATCATGTGCATGCAGAAAAAACGGATAGCCAATATGCCCCAGAGGAAGGGCAATTAAATAATGACGATAACACCCATAATAATTCTCAGGAAAATCCTCAGCACCCACCGCACCATTCACATCACCATTAA
- a CDS encoding DUF3224 domain-containing protein, with translation MQIKGTFNVSQWQETTHVEAPRKMSSAKVQYQLAGDIEGVTDIVYAMCYLSESQAVFQGVHQVSAIINGKKGTFAMLENGEFIAPATSGTWQIVKGSGTEELTNIAGEGTFKAEHGGEMKYELNIRV, from the coding sequence ATGCAAATAAAAGGCACATTTAACGTAAGCCAATGGCAAGAAACTACACACGTAGAAGCCCCGCGAAAAATGAGTAGCGCTAAAGTTCAATATCAACTTGCAGGCGACATAGAGGGCGTAACCGATATTGTTTACGCCATGTGCTACCTCAGTGAAAGCCAAGCCGTTTTTCAGGGGGTGCACCAAGTAAGCGCCATAATAAACGGTAAAAAAGGCACATTTGCCATGCTAGAAAACGGCGAATTTATCGCCCCTGCCACAAGTGGCACTTGGCAAATAGTAAAAGGGTCGGGTACCGAAGAATTAACGAATATTGCCGGTGAAGGAACGTTTAAAGCCGAGCATGGCGGCGAAATGAAATACGAGCTAAATATTAGGGTTTAA
- a CDS encoding FdhF/YdeP family oxidoreductase: protein MTKNKAPEPVIVGGGGKKILYTLKTVGRIGLLNSAKALNSRNTCKACGLGMGGQRGGMTNEMDEFPSVCNKSIQAQSTDIQAPIPVEVFDHPLSEFNKLSAYELEHLGRLNTPLYKAAKSDKYTPIVWDDAIALMAQQFLKTQPQRSFFYSSGRSSNEAGFVLQLLARLYGTNNVNNCSYYCHQATGVGLTNAIGSGTATIELEDLSKSDCIFVIGANPASNHPRFVHQLKNCRDRGGKVIVINPAKEPGLVRFAVPKSPKSLLTGGTWIASEYIQPKIGGDLALLNGIAKAVLESRGGDTAFIKNYTQGFESYVQSLDELNWQTLEVASGVSQTEMRALAYHLIASNACVFAWGMGITHHSHGVESVEAIANLALLTGMIGKPGAGLLPLRGHSNVQGIGTIGVKPVLAADVLAQLEANLGVTLPRDNGLDTLDCLRAAHAGHIDAALIMGGNLYEATPHSSWAEQALDNIDFKVYLTTTLNRGHVKGMANSQALILPVAARDEEAQSTTQESMFNYVRLSDGGVTRLNNVKAESDILCELGAQLLPNSAINFTEFKQHESIRAAIAASVPDMQQLANIGATKKEFSIPARVLHTPQFNTPSNKAQFLVSATQVPVPNKNTTYPFTLASIRSEGQFNSIIYEQSDSYRATDTRWAVLMNRTDILELGSEVGARVNIVSEYGEMKGVKVFAFDLPRGNVLAYYPEANCLIGLEQDARSKTPAFKSVAVGLKIVN from the coding sequence ATGACTAAAAACAAGGCGCCAGAGCCCGTAATTGTTGGGGGCGGCGGTAAAAAAATACTCTACACTCTAAAAACGGTGGGGCGTATTGGTTTGCTTAATTCGGCCAAGGCATTAAATAGTCGCAATACCTGCAAGGCCTGTGGCTTAGGTATGGGTGGCCAGCGCGGGGGTATGACTAACGAGATGGACGAGTTCCCTTCGGTATGTAACAAGAGTATTCAAGCCCAATCTACCGATATACAAGCGCCTATTCCTGTTGAGGTTTTCGACCATCCTTTATCTGAATTCAATAAGCTTAGTGCCTACGAGCTAGAGCATTTAGGCAGATTAAACACGCCTTTGTATAAAGCGGCTAAGAGTGACAAGTACACCCCTATAGTGTGGGATGATGCAATTGCATTAATGGCGCAGCAGTTTTTAAAAACTCAGCCACAGCGTAGCTTTTTTTATTCATCTGGCCGCTCTTCTAACGAAGCGGGTTTTGTTTTGCAGTTATTGGCGAGGTTGTACGGTACCAATAATGTAAATAATTGCTCTTACTACTGCCACCAAGCAACTGGGGTGGGGCTAACCAACGCGATTGGCTCTGGTACTGCCACAATAGAGCTAGAAGATTTAAGTAAAAGCGACTGTATATTTGTTATAGGTGCAAACCCAGCGTCTAATCACCCGCGGTTTGTACATCAGCTAAAAAATTGCCGCGATAGAGGGGGGAAGGTAATTGTTATTAACCCCGCAAAAGAGCCTGGCTTGGTGCGCTTTGCGGTGCCTAAAAGCCCCAAATCGCTATTAACTGGCGGTACGTGGATAGCATCGGAATATATCCAACCCAAAATAGGTGGCGACTTAGCGCTGTTAAACGGCATTGCCAAAGCAGTATTGGAAAGCAGAGGTGGCGATACAGCGTTTATTAAAAATTATACGCAAGGTTTTGAAAGCTACGTACAAAGCTTAGATGAATTAAATTGGCAAACGCTGGAAGTAGCAAGCGGCGTAAGCCAAACAGAAATGCGCGCGTTGGCATACCATTTAATTGCGTCTAATGCCTGTGTGTTTGCTTGGGGTATGGGTATTACCCATCATTCCCATGGGGTTGAAAGCGTAGAGGCCATTGCCAACTTAGCATTATTAACCGGCATGATTGGTAAGCCGGGCGCAGGTTTACTACCTTTGCGCGGCCATAGCAATGTGCAGGGTATTGGAACTATTGGAGTAAAACCTGTTTTGGCTGCCGATGTGCTCGCGCAGCTAGAAGCCAATTTAGGTGTAACCCTGCCGCGCGACAACGGTCTAGATACGTTAGATTGCTTAAGAGCAGCCCATGCAGGTCACATAGATGCTGCACTTATTATGGGGGGCAATTTGTACGAAGCCACACCCCATTCAAGTTGGGCAGAGCAGGCATTAGATAATATCGATTTTAAAGTGTACCTCACCACTACGCTAAATAGAGGCCACGTAAAAGGCATGGCGAATAGCCAAGCGTTAATTTTGCCGGTGGCTGCGCGCGATGAAGAGGCGCAATCTACAACTCAGGAATCTATGTTTAATTATGTGCGCTTAAGCGACGGCGGAGTAACACGCTTAAACAATGTAAAAGCCGAATCAGATATATTGTGTGAATTGGGGGCGCAATTGTTGCCTAACAGTGCGATAAACTTCACCGAATTCAAGCAGCACGAAAGCATTCGCGCGGCAATTGCAGCGAGTGTACCCGATATGCAGCAGTTGGCGAATATTGGCGCAACTAAAAAAGAATTTTCCATTCCCGCTCGTGTATTACATACCCCACAATTTAATACGCCGTCTAACAAAGCGCAGTTTTTAGTAAGCGCAACCCAAGTACCTGTACCGAACAAAAATACAACCTACCCATTTACACTGGCAAGCATACGCAGCGAAGGTCAATTTAACTCTATTATTTACGAGCAAAGTGACAGCTACCGCGCAACCGATACTCGCTGGGCAGTACTTATGAATCGTACCGATATATTGGAGTTGGGTAGCGAGGTAGGTGCGCGTGTAAATATTGTATCTGAATATGGCGAAATGAAAGGGGTAAAAGTATTTGCGTTTGATTTGCCGCGCGGCAATGTATTGGCATACTACCCTGAAGCGAATTGTTTAATAGGTTTAGAACAAGACGCTCGTAGTAAAACACCTGCTTTCAAATCGGTCGCAGTGGGGTTGAAAATCGTTAATTGA